TACATCCCCTATGCGCATATCCTCCACAGATACCGTTTTAAGCTCTTTTGACAGGGATAAGGTTCCTGCATAAGCAAATACAAAATCCAGATATTCTCTAAAACTCTTATAGTTATCGGAATTGTCTTCTTTGTTTACCCAAAAAGTCCTGTTGTTTTTATCGAACTTTATTCTTTTACCACTCCTCCATTTTACATATTCTGCATTAAATCCATTTGTCAGGTTAAAATGAATTCTATAGTATTGTTTGTTCTTATATAAATATTCAGCCCTTAAACGCATTACTGCATCCGCACACTGTTGAAGGTCTCTTTTCCCTATATCCATATCTATTACTGCATCGTAAACTTCTCTGGTTTTTTCTTCCCCGTTAAAATAGTATACCCTTGAACCGTCAGGTTTAAGAGGAAGTGTCCTCAGATATTGTCCGAATGAAGCTGCATCGTTTTTTGTCCTCTTGAAACCTTCAGGTACTAAAAATCTTTCTTCTATGGTTTTTCCATCCTTGTTTATTAATGATGCTACTATACTGTTTATACTCACATTATTGTCTTTGACATCCGGATTACTTATAGTGCTTTTCATATCTGCGGATTCTTTTTCTTCAAGTACGCCTTGCTGTACCGAACAGGATGTCAGTATCAGAGGAATAATTAGTAGAAATATTTTTTTCATAAACCCTCTCAATATATATCTAAATATTAAAGTCCAAACATTTTCTTTCTAAATTTTATCAGAATAAAGGTGTTTCTTCTACACATGACTGAATTTAGGCAATAAAAAACAGCATATATAGAATATACTGTTACTAGACACCTTATGGTCAACCTTTTACTTTTTTCCTTTTTACTAATAAATAAATTCCTGCACACAAGACAGCTATAGCTATAAGAATAATCACAACTCCATTATATGTTTTTAAAATATCCTTTACATATCCCAGATTATTCCCAAGGAAGCGTCCAAGCATAAGTACCAGAATATGATGTATCAATACGGAAACGAAAATGGAAGGATAGACAATCCGCGCCTTCATTTTGAAAATCCCGGAAGAAAGAAGCATTATTGCGTTTACACCCGGAACAAATTTGCTTACTATGATTGCGAATGACCCGTATTTTTCAAAAATTCTTTCTGTACGCTTTCTATGCTTTTCATCTATATATCTCTTTATTATCTTATAGTTAAAAACAGCACTTCCTTTACGAAGCCCGAATTCATAAACAATCAGTGAGCCTACGAAAGTACCGGTCATTGCATTCAAAAGAACCGGAACAAAACCGAAAGAATTACTTATTGTAGTTATATATCCTTCAAAGACAAGCACAACATCAGAGGGGAATGGCGGGAACACTAGCTGTAATACTGATGAAATAAAAAATATCACATAAACCAGAAAAACATTTCTTTCCAATACATAATTTATAAAATCCAATATCAGTGCTTCCATCAACAGCTCCTTGTAATTATGTTT
Above is a genomic segment from Clostridia bacterium containing:
- a CDS encoding DUF4846 domain-containing protein; this translates as MKKIFLLIIPLILTSCSVQQGVLEEKESADMKSTISNPDVKDNNVSINSIVASLINKDGKTIEERFLVPEGFKRTKNDAASFGQYLRTLPLKPDGSRVYYFNGEEKTREVYDAVIDMDIGKRDLQQCADAVMRLRAEYLYKNKQYYRIHFNLTNGFNAEYVKWRSGKRIKFDKNNRTFWVNKEDNSDNYKSFREYLDFVFAYAGTLSLSKELKTVSVEDMRIGDVLIQGGSPGHCVIVVDMAENEATGEKVYIFAQSYMPAQDIQVLKNNERPEISPWYYLKGSEEIFTPEWTFKTSDIKRFEDK
- a CDS encoding DedA family protein, whose product is MEALILDFINYVLERNVFLVYVIFFISSVLQLVFPPFPSDVVLVFEGYITTISNSFGFVPVLLNAMTGTFVGSLIVYEFGLRKGSAVFNYKIIKRYIDEKHRKRTERIFEKYGSFAIIVSKFVPGVNAIMLLSSGIFKMKARIVYPSIFVSVLIHHILVLMLGRFLGNNLGYVKDILKTYNGVVIILIAIAVLCAGIYLLVKRKKVKG